From Aquarana catesbeiana isolate 2022-GZ linkage group LG05, ASM4218655v1, whole genome shotgun sequence:
TTTTCTttcttcactcttttttttttttttttttttttttttttaagatacgtTGGCATCAATGCATCAGACATCAACTTTTCATCTGGAAAATATGATACCTCTGTGAAGCCTCCATTCGATGTTGGTTTCGAAGGCCTTGGAGAAGTTGTAGCCTTGGGACTGAGTGCTAGTAAAAACTTTGCAGTAGGCCAGCCAGTTGCTTATGTCCAAACTGGCTCTTTCGCTGAGTATACAGTTGTGCCAGCTAAAACAGCTATTCCAGTTCCTTCAGTAACACCTGAATTCCTAACTTTTCTCATCAGTGGCACAACAGCTTACATCAGTCTTAAAGAGTTTGGGAATCTGAGCAAAGGAAAGAAAGTTTTGGTGActgctgcagctggtggaacaGGACAATTTGCTGTGCAGCTTGCAAAAAATGCAAACTGCTATGTTATTGGGACATGCTCTTCTGAAGAAAAAGCAGGATTCTTAAAATCTATTGGCTGTGATCTCCCGATCAATTATAAGGCAGAAAATGTTGCTTCCGTCATAAAAGAAAAATTTCCAGAGGGAGTAGATGTTGTGTACGAGTCTGTTGGTGGAGAAATGTTTGATTTGTCTGTAAAATGTTTGGCCACCAAAGGTGACCTTATAATAATTGGCTTTATCTCTGGGTATAAAACCCCGCTAGGTATTTTGCCTGTTCAAGAAGCAGCCCTACCTGCAGTATTACTAAGAAAATCTGCTAGCATCCATGGCTTTTTCTTGACCCATTATCTGTCGGAGTACAAGGAGGCCATTATGTCTTTGGTGAAATTGCAACGAAGTGGGAAACTAGTTTGTGAAGTGGACAATGGAGAACTATCTCCAGAAGGCAAGTTTACTGGCTTGGAGTCTGTTTTCCGCGCTGTAGATTATCTGTACACAGGGAAAAACATTGGGAAAATTGTAGTTGAATTGCCTCACCTTGTCAACAGCAAGCTGTAAAAACAGAACAATGATATAAATCACAAAAGTTAACggtactttctgcctggaaactctaAAACATGTTATAGCTATTGGAGAGCATATTGAAACAGTACAAAGGTGTTGGTAAAACGTTTTCattgcacaaaataaaaaaagcacttaTTTAGGCACTTCATTGTTTCAAAATTAACCATACCAATGCCATAAACACAAAAAGTTTCCAGCAGAGAACTTTTCCTTCTATTAATCTGCATAATATATAATGTTTATTCATGTTAAATTGTCGAataaagaatgtattttttttttattgaaggtcTAGATCTATTTTGGGATATCAGAATAGcaatttattttgttaaaaatgaTTTTcatataacatatacagtactaATAATTTAAATCTGTTTTTTTGCATTTGATATTATTTGAAgtatgtacaaaaaataaaaacaattaaagagAAAACGTGCATTCTTGATaatgtttgaaaaatatatacataaggtGAAGCTTAGTGGTTCGCATTTGCTACATTTTTCTGAAAAATTTCAGATTACTACATCTAGCTATCTGTGTGCTTTCTCATGTTCCTGATTTTCTACCTACTTCTGTACTCAATTTCATGGTCCAAAAAACCTTTAAAAACCACAAACAAACCTTTGTGTTTGTacatttataggtttttttttccactttttggcaGTGAACGTTGCCACCGAATAAAGGTCTTGCCAAGAGTGTAGAGATCCCTGCAATAAAAGCACGTTAGCTGTTCCAAATAAACTTGTGAGATTTTTACATTTCACATAACATTCTGTGTCCGTTTTGCATCAGAAATCATGTGATTGCCAATTTCATAGGTGGTAGGTATACCTTTTTATCTGATAGACTGCTggaatattatgttttattctcttctaccctttttttttttttttttttttttatatcctacaacaattttttttaatttagctgctAATATTATGTTAACTTTCTGACCCTGGGATGTATTTACTATAGTTACCAAAGAAATTAAATACTGGTGGTTATGAAATTCTCATTCTATTTGCTCTCATCTACGATAGGTTACACAATATTCATGGGTATAATTTTAGAATTTTGTTTGCCCTTTGTGGCAGTAAATGGTTGCAGctttctccttccctttttttttttttttttttttcctttgaatcaTGATCACATGTCTAAATTTGCCTATTTTCCCCGCTGAACAAGCCAAGACCCAGATATTCTTCACATttaattgtcctgctggaatgtcgTAATGCCTTTTCAAATTAAGGTAGATCCCCAccaggatattttttttaaagaaagcctgGCCAAGTATAACAGCCATGTCATGTACACATATTATAATTACAGTTtcagaagaaagaggggggagtccctttttttttttttttttttttctccttcataatGACATTTAACGAGTGCATTCTTGatcgcttttttcttttttctttttctctcttctacATAGAGGAGCAAAACTGTTCTGCCATGGAGTATCTGTTAGTATGTATGTAAGATTTACCCATTTTCAAGGCTTCTGATGTAGGAGCTAGCATGCATACACAACAATACAATTTATATGGTAAATGGAACCAAATAATGACTTTACTGAATGTTATGGCTCGGCTGAAGGGAAATGTCACGCTAAATGGTTGCCAAATTATGGATCATGCCAACGTGTCACAAGTGCACTAAAGACAAATGGCACCTGAGGTTATTGCCACTGTTGACACTCTTGAATTTTAAAACGAAGGACTGTCCTCTGCAATAATAGGAGGATACAATTCTTAACCAAAGAGTGTTTTTGCAGAATAAGTGAAAGAACACTTTACAGAATTGGCATTCAGCTTTAGTTTTagtttgtgtgtgtttgtatatattatAATGCCATGTTTTTGTGTCCTACGTTATTTGAATTGCACTTTCATAGAAAGTGGTCTATTTAGTAATCAATATTGATGTGAATTATACTTTAGGAGGAATGCGCTACAAAAATTTAATTATTTCATTTTGCATTAGTTTTCCTGTTTTGAAGGTTGTGTTttattttcatattattattattatgatttattatattattttcgtAGACTTCCTATCCTGGAGCGACAAAGCCCATGTTCCGTATTGTATCTGTGGAGGAGCTGAATTGCCAATCTAGAACAGAAAGTGTGTTAGGATTACAGAACACCACCCCCTCTCTTCATCCCCATAGCATAGGGAGGGAATTTTGTACTCCACAGAAAGAGTTGGGTATGATGCTAACTGATAAGAGTGCAGCACTGTCTACAGGAAGCTATCCGCTCACTAGATTTCTAGCAGGATCTAcaggtattttattttattgaacaGATATTGTAACAAAATGCTTTTAACTAAACTAATAGACTAAAGGGGAACACATAAGCAATACGCCTAAATACACTTTAATTGCACAGATTTAAAGGGGAAGTCTATACAAAatgatattttagttataggtggAACTTGATGGATTGGAGAATCACATCTTGTCATTCTccttttagattaaaaaaaaaaaatttacttcatATTATATTTCAAAAATTGCAGACAGAGTGGAAGCCCCCTGCAAAAACATGATTATGCTAGGTTTTGTCCCTCAGATGTAAGAAACCAAAATATGAGctttagattattattatacaggatttatatagcgccgacagtttacgcagcgctttacaaaattagggcagacagtacaagtacaatacaattcaattcaatacaggaggaatcagagggccctgctcattagagcttacaatctaggagggagggtcaagttatacaaagggtaatagctgtgggggatgagctaatggagaaaatagtgcagttgttagatggaggcaggataggcttctctgaagaggaaagttttcagggatcgcctaaaagtggataaagttggagacagtctgacagattggggtagggaattccagaggatggacgaggctcgggagaagtcctggaggcggatatgggaggaggtgatgagggagctagagagcaggagatcttgggaggaacggagagggcgattaggttggtattttgagactaggttagtgatgtagctgggggcagagttgtggatggctttgtaacttattgttagtattttgaatttaattcgttgggcaagtggtagccaatggagggattggcagagaggggtagcagacactgagcggtttgtaaggtggatgagtctggcagcagcattcatgatggactgaaggggggatagtctatttaaaggtaagccaatgaggagtgagttgcagtagtcaaggcgagagatagaTGATCTGACTCTTCAGACAGTTGCATTATTTACCGCCACTAGGTCCAGTGTAGGTGAATATACTGTTGTATGTGGTGTACCAACATTTCAACACTATTAGAGCTTCTATACCAAGGCTGGAATGACACTATTTACAAGAGGACTTACAGTACATTGCATGGTTAATAGATGTTGCCACGGGTGCTGGCATAAGTATGTACATAAAGCCTGTATATACCTCTAATGAAGAGTACCAGGAAAATGGGTTATGCAATCTCATCGTGTATTTTCATATGTCTTGGTGCCAAAAGCTCAGCATCAAAACTAATGTAACAAAGAACATGTGTAAATTCCGCTATGCTGTGTTGCAGTGTCCCAAATACATAAACCCCTCCTCCTGCCCGAACCCTTACCATTTAaccactaaagcctggtacacattactattttttttttttgtttaacccagcaGGACTGaacaaataaaaactgacagctcaggaggagccgctgtattaactatctgatgttagtacagcgctctcccctgctgtgctattttgTTCTGACAGTGGGGTCCCCCCCTTGCCAGAGCACTCCAGTCTTATTTTTTGGAGACGTATATACTGTAGAGCTTGCTTATGGCAGTATTTAAAAActactcctattttttttttctctttacacaaaaaaaaaaaaaacatttttgaggaaaaaaaaaactacaaattctGAAAGAAAAAAGATTCCCTGactttgttattaaccacttcagccccagaaggatttacccccttcctgaccagaacactttttacaatttggcactgcaatgcaatgctgtacccaaacaaaatttgcgtccttttcttaccacaaatagagctttcttttgatggtatttgatcacctctgccgtttttattttttgcgctataaacggaaaaagacagaatattttggaaaaaaaatgatattttctattttttgttataataaaaatccaataaactcaattttagtcacatctctttggtaaaaaaaaaaatgtcaataagcgtatatttatttgtttgcgcaaaagttatagtgtctacaaactagggtacattttctggaatttacacatcttttagtttatgactgcctatgtcatttcttgaggtgctgaaatggcagggcagtacaaaaccccccaaatgaccccattttggaaagtagacaccccaagggaattgctgagaggcatgttgagcccattgaatattaattttttttttgtcccaagtgattgaataatggcaaaaaaaaaatttacaaaaagttgttactaaatgatatattgctcacacaggccatgggcatatgtggaattgcaccccaaaatacattctgctgattctcctgagtacggggataccacatgggactttttgggagcctagccgcgtgcggggccccaaaaaccaagcaccgccttcaggatttctaagggcgtaaagttttgatttcactacctatcacagttttcaaggccataaaatgcccagatggcacaaccccccataaatgatcccattttggaaagtagacatcccaagctatttgctgagaggcatgttgagtccatggaatatttttttttgcacaaagttgtcagtaaattatatattgctcaaacatgccgtgggcatatgtggaattacaccccaaaatacattctgctgcttctcctgagtacggggataccacatgtgtgggactttttgggagcctaactgcatacggggccccgaaaaccaatcaccgccttcaggatttctaagggcgtacatttttgattcactcctcactacctatcacagtttcgaaggccataaaatgccaagatcacacaaaccccccccaaattaccccattttggaaaatagacaccccaagctatttgcttagaggcatggtgagtattttgcagctctcatttgtttttgaaaatgaagaaagacaagaaaaaaaaatgtttttttttcttttttcaattttcaaaactttgtgacaaaaagcgaggtctgcaaaatacacactatacctctcagcaaatagcttagggtgtctactttccaaaatagggtcatttggggggggggggttgtgccacctgggcattccatggcctctgaaactgtgataggcagtgaagagtgaaatcaaaaatttacgcccttagaaatcctgaaggcggtgcttggttttcggggtcccgtacgcggctaggctcccaaaaagtctcatacatgtggtatccccgtactcaggagaagcaacagaatgtattttggggtgtaatttcacatattcccatggcatgtttgagcaatatatcatttagtgacaactttgaaaaaaaaaaaaaaattgtctttttcctgcaacttgtgtcacaatatataatattccattgaatcgacatgcctctcagcaaatagcttggggtatctactttccaaaatggggtcatttggggggttttgaactgtcctggcattttatgcacaacatttagaagcttatgtcacacatcacccactcttctaaccacttgaagacaaagccctttctgacactttttgtttacatgaaaaaataatttttttttgcaagaaaattactttgaacccccaaacattatatatttttttaaagcaaatgccctacagattaaaatggtgggtgtttaatttttttttttcacacagtatttgcgcagtgatttttcaaacgcatttttttgggggaaaaaaacacactttttttaaattttaatgcactaaaacacactatattgcccaaatatttgatgaaataaaaaagatgatcttaggccgagtacatggctaccaaacatgacatgctttaaaattgtgcacaaacgtgcagtggcgacaaactacatacatttttaaaagcctttacaggttaccactttagatttacagaggaggtctactgctaaaatgactgccctcgatctgaccttcgcggtgatacctcacatgcatggtgcaattgctgttcgcctttgcgcgagtgcaggcggggacaggggtgcttttttttttttttccttttttttttttttttgttttttttatcttatttttaaactgttcctttcatttttttttttttttttttttaatcatttttattgttatctcagggaatgtaaatagcaataggtagtgacaggtactcttttttgaaaaaactggggtctattagaccaccattagaatacctcccttcatccacccacttctaatgatgggcatacatgcaccgtatgtatatgccgaagcatgggggcatcctcccacaaaaggcaggagcaaatcgctcctccacccactgctgcccccacgcttcggcatatatgctgaagtatgtaactgtggtggtgaaatcacctccgacagcgctggagtcacagctttatgtatcgtgggagcaaacgctgttgctgtcaagataaataaatccgctctgcagctgaatggcgtacctgaaaacaaagaaatggttaccaacaaaacacagtaaacagtaaagtataaaaaaaattgcatatctgaaaagcaaacatggtaaaacataataacaataaaacattgtagaatagaatacagtaaaaaagagcagaacagtagagagagagagaacaataaaatgacaactatttttggttttttattttatattttttttgtgtttttatttttatttatttattttacacttttttttagtaactttaacttttgtaactggtaccaggtttgggtctctaaaaatgcgatggcatcttgggagaccctgtgaaagtgtgtcctagtctgtgcaatgctgtaccctacgctaaaactcaactagtgtatggtagcgttcaaaacatttaccaatgcatagagcaggattgtcaagacaggagggataataataccgggtgtcacgcctatatctgcgcttgctgcagacacgacatcttctttggggggctcgttgggtaggggtactcgggaggacataaggaaaatgcctctcatgcagccagcttactgcatttggttggggaaggtaaggtggagcaccgtctggaaacagaagggctctgacgatctcttcctggaatttaaggaaggatccagtccgtcctgcagctctgtatagcacatgagcgttcagcaaagccaattgaaataaataaacagacgctTTTTTggaccagcgtctggccttacaggcaactaggtacggcgccaacgtctggtcgttgagatccacccctcccatattttggttatatttgtggacaaagaggggtttctccacaacaccagtcgccgtagtaatttggaccgtcgtgtctgcat
This genomic window contains:
- the PTGR3 gene encoding prostaglandin reductase 3 is translated as MRSLLARLASLTPLLRRSIVDMSYSQHFVDFHGSAIPTAMKKLLVTQLSSDFRKAVTLMPSVPVPVPGDGDLLVRNRYVGINASDINFSSGKYDTSVKPPFDVGFEGLGEVVALGLSASKNFAVGQPVAYVQTGSFAEYTVVPAKTAIPVPSVTPEFLTFLISGTTAYISLKEFGNLSKGKKVLVTAAAGGTGQFAVQLAKNANCYVIGTCSSEEKAGFLKSIGCDLPINYKAENVASVIKEKFPEGVDVVYESVGGEMFDLSVKCLATKGDLIIIGFISGYKTPLGILPVQEAALPAVLLRKSASIHGFFLTHYLSEYKEAIMSLVKLQRSGKLVCEVDNGELSPEGKFTGLESVFRAVDYLYTGKNIGKIVVELPHLVNSKL